The Colias croceus chromosome 19, ilColCroc2.1 genome contains the following window.
CAACAGGAGCCGAGCACTGctggtaaaaccgcggagcacagctagtgtaatATAAAGTGTAGTATGCTTACGTAGTATTTAGTAAACTGACTCctgattaaaattatgttgcTTATGAATATAAGCCGGTCTACACTTGACGAGACGACCATTTATTTTGCTATCAACATATTTTACTAAGGTAATCTTATCGttagtaaaatatacctacgatACGAATTGAGATCTCCCGTGGTTCTGAGAACGTTGGTTAAAAATAATCGTTTATCTTGTTTCTTAAAAACGACTTTACAAATTGCATTAATTCAGTTTTTTTTGCCGTCACCCTATacattatttactaaagaaatttcttatttgaaaacaaatataaatgtaatgtaTTCGCCTCAAAGCTATGGCAAATTGTACAGAATATGTAGTATCTATTTAACCATATAGAGTTTTCCTCATAATAACTTCAAATGAACTTTCCTCACAGGCAAGTATCTAGTCcagtattatataatagtaCTTTGACATATGTGCCCGACCCGGTTTCCTCTTGATTTCTATATACATCAACACGTAACtagtgatttatttatataagcgTTTAATTGCAACTTGAATTACTGGCCTAGTATTGTAAACTAgagattgatataatatattcaaattctaaatttttgtaacaattttttacaagttcCCTTATATAGTCTAGTGCAATGCGCGCTCAAAAGCGGACGCATTGCGCTGTGCAGaatatgcataaaaaataattaatattttttattgtcgaCGTTATCGCTCGCAACAATGAGCGCTACGCTTGTTCCTAATGAAGTCCTGGCATTTCTGCAGTATCAGCTGGATGTCATGGATGAAGTTAGCATAGAGCAAATTTGCACCAGCAATTTTACGGAAGAAGAGATACGTGACGCCAAATCACTTCTCTTTTCGGCATTGAATATGGCCGACCGGATGCCGTCTCGCAGGAGGGACGAGAAGGGAGAGAGGAGTCTACGGGACATCATCAAGGTGTTCAAGGAGACCGATCCGGACGACGTGCCGACTTTCGTGGCGAAGGATTTGCGTAAGCTGCCTCCCGTCACATTCGACCACGTCGACGTCACCCGCCTTCTTAAGGACATCACTTCATTAAGGACTGCCCTAAAGGAGATGGAGTTTAAATTTGGAGCTTCCCAATCCACCATCAACGATCTGCGTAATGAGGTCGTCGCCCTGCGcgattcaatttcattatGTAGGTCAACGGAGGTTTCATATGTGAACACACGTCGTGGAGCGCAACGTGAGACTTTTGAGTCAGCGAATTTGACGACACCGCCGGCCGTCGACCGCGTCACGCCGCGCCCCGCCCGACCCGCGCCTCCCCTGGAGAGCCCGCCTCGTGTAGCCAACCCGACACCGGCTGGCTACGCGGCCGCTGCCGCTAAGCCTCCCGTAAAGCGGCAAGAAATCACCCGAGATGGAGATCCCGTTAAGCACAGGGACTCCCCGCGCCGTGCGGCACACTTGTCGAGCGTGAATAGTCATCCACTCGATGAGGAGGGCTTTACAAAGGTAGAGAAAAGGAAGAAGAAAAAGAAGCCCTCCTCCAACAAGTGCGGTACCGCCCCGACCGGTAACAACCACCTGCTGCGGCCCGCCATACCGACGACGCAGCTGTACGTGTCCCGCCTGCACCACTCCACCCAAGCTTCTGATGTAGTGGAGTATGTGCGGGTTAAGACCAAGTTTATCGTGATGGTCCAGCGCCTGGAGCCGCgcaataatttgaattttaattcatttgttgTGCGTGTACCGAGCGAGCAGCTGTCGATCTTCATGAGCGAGGAGTTCTGGCCCCGTGGTGTCGTGTTCCGGCGGTTTCGCGGGCGACTTCGCAACACCCAGCCGAAG
Protein-coding sequences here:
- the LOC123700398 gene encoding uncharacterized protein LOC123700398 — translated: MSATLVPNEVLAFLQYQLDVMDEVSIEQICTSNFTEEEIRDAKSLLFSALNMADRMPSRRRDEKGERSLRDIIKVFKETDPDDVPTFVAKDLRKLPPVTFDHVDVTRLLKDITSLRTALKEMEFKFGASQSTINDLRNEVVALRDSISLCRSTEVSYVNTRRGAQRETFESANLTTPPAVDRVTPRPARPAPPLESPPRVANPTPAGYAAAAAKPPVKRQEITRDGDPVKHRDSPRRAAHLSSVNSHPLDEEGFTKVEKRKKKKKPSSNKCGTAPTGNNHLLRPAIPTTQLYVSRLHHSTQASDVVEYVRVKTKFIVMVQRLEPRNNLNFNSFVVRVPSEQLSIFMSEEFWPRGVVFRRFRGRLRNTQPKPIQRNMTLPVP